A region of Streptomyces sp. NBC_01750 DNA encodes the following proteins:
- a CDS encoding DUF4139 domain-containing protein, translated as MTAESTQAESAQRWGSTLDSVVVYAQGAVCRRLARGSVSPDGRVRVTGLPRSLDPGSLRARVLGAPGVRVTEARVEVEAEPLGTGRPDELRREVERLSDEYAAARGRRDRQLSLIEEVRALHPVPPARRREDPHRRTPVDAWLELADFVDERLTGLHNRLVELEEALRNVEHELTVAADRLARASTDAPSAHVETMVCAVLTLEGTGDAEVELELEYGVPGAVWVPAYRLTHRQGDGSGRLVLRASVAQRTGEDWTGVRIALATADLRRRTDLPRLRSIRIGRSQPAPSPSGWREPPAGLADLFSGYDAAGPGPATTAPPAAVGAGSASGPVPPPPPAPQAYGGPPTAVPVPGGAVGAPPEVFGGGMPALAQPAGSRPGDRPRTGGRSFAAAPAAMAPAAPGRAAPPPPPAPVAGPPQPSGAELDYAALVLCGPDEQCGRRGRLFPDSPFDPVAAQYRRRAEAVAALPLPGQAVRPRESAGSFDHRFDAAARADIPSDGTWHTVTVGEIPVGLRTEYLCVPSVEQTVYATLVLSNATDQALLAGPVEVTVDDDFLLTAALPTLAPGGVRRVGLGPAEGIRVTRRTNLHESTSGLRNNITVLDHRVHVELANRLARPVTVEVRERVPVTSDPDVRIEERADWTAPGEDTGPDRHPPGTRVWRLDLPAGATAAFDGGYEIRIPTGKALVGGNRRS; from the coding sequence ATGACGGCTGAGTCAACACAGGCTGAGTCAGCACAGAGGTGGGGGTCGACCCTCGATTCGGTCGTGGTGTACGCACAGGGCGCGGTCTGCCGCCGCCTGGCCCGGGGCAGCGTGTCGCCTGACGGCCGGGTGCGGGTGACCGGACTGCCCCGCTCGCTGGACCCGGGCTCGCTGCGGGCCCGTGTCCTGGGCGCCCCCGGGGTGCGCGTCACCGAGGCCCGGGTGGAAGTCGAGGCCGAGCCGCTCGGCACGGGCAGGCCCGACGAGTTGCGGCGCGAGGTCGAGCGGCTGAGCGACGAGTACGCGGCGGCGCGGGGACGCCGGGACCGACAGCTGAGCCTGATCGAGGAGGTCAGGGCTCTCCACCCGGTCCCACCTGCCCGCCGGCGCGAAGACCCGCACCGCCGCACCCCGGTCGACGCGTGGCTGGAGCTCGCCGACTTCGTCGACGAGCGGCTGACGGGACTGCACAACCGCCTCGTCGAGCTGGAGGAGGCCCTGCGCAACGTCGAGCACGAGCTCACCGTCGCCGCCGACAGGCTCGCCCGCGCCTCCACCGACGCGCCGTCAGCGCATGTGGAGACCATGGTCTGCGCGGTCCTGACCCTCGAAGGCACCGGTGACGCGGAGGTGGAGCTGGAGCTGGAATACGGGGTGCCGGGCGCCGTCTGGGTGCCGGCCTACCGTCTCACTCACCGTCAGGGCGACGGCAGCGGCCGTCTGGTGCTGCGCGCCTCGGTCGCCCAGCGGACCGGCGAGGACTGGACCGGCGTACGCATCGCCCTGGCCACCGCCGATCTTCGGCGCCGCACCGACCTGCCGAGGCTCCGTTCGATCCGGATCGGACGCAGTCAGCCCGCCCCCTCGCCTTCTGGCTGGCGCGAGCCCCCGGCCGGGCTCGCCGACCTGTTCTCCGGATACGACGCGGCAGGCCCCGGCCCGGCCACGACCGCCCCACCCGCGGCTGTCGGGGCCGGCTCCGCGTCCGGTCCCGTTCCTCCCCCGCCCCCGGCACCGCAGGCCTACGGCGGTCCGCCGACCGCAGTCCCGGTGCCCGGCGGCGCAGTCGGCGCTCCCCCGGAAGTCTTCGGCGGCGGGATGCCCGCCCTCGCGCAGCCGGCCGGGTCGCGACCGGGCGACAGGCCGCGTACCGGCGGCAGGTCCTTCGCGGCTGCACCCGCCGCCATGGCGCCCGCGGCTCCTGGCCGGGCTGCGCCGCCACCCCCTCCGGCACCGGTAGCCGGTCCGCCGCAGCCGAGCGGCGCCGAGCTCGACTATGCCGCCCTTGTCCTGTGCGGCCCCGACGAACAGTGCGGTCGCAGAGGCCGGCTGTTTCCCGACTCTCCCTTCGACCCGGTGGCGGCCCAGTACCGGCGCCGCGCCGAAGCGGTGGCCGCGCTGCCGTTGCCCGGACAGGCCGTGCGGCCCCGCGAGTCGGCGGGTTCCTTCGACCACCGCTTCGATGCCGCCGCCCGCGCCGACATTCCGTCGGACGGCACCTGGCACACCGTCACCGTCGGCGAGATCCCGGTCGGCCTGCGTACCGAGTACCTCTGCGTGCCGTCCGTGGAGCAGACCGTGTACGCGACGTTGGTGCTCTCCAACGCCACCGACCAGGCACTGCTGGCCGGCCCGGTGGAGGTCACCGTCGACGACGACTTCCTGCTGACCGCCGCACTGCCCACGCTCGCCCCCGGCGGTGTCCGCCGGGTGGGACTCGGGCCGGCCGAGGGCATCCGGGTCACCCGCCGTACGAACCTGCACGAGTCGACCTCGGGCCTGCGCAACAACATCACCGTGCTCGACCACCGCGTCCACGTGGAGCTGGCCAACCGGCTCGCGAGGCCCGTCACCGTGGAAGTCCGCGAGCGGGTGCCGGTCACCTCCGATCCGGACGTCCGGATCGAGGAACGGGCCGACTGGACGGCACCCGGGGAAGACACGGGGCCCGATCGGCATCCGCCGGGCACCCGCGTCTGGCGGCTGGACCTGCCCGCAGGCGCCACTGCCGCCTTCGACGGCGGCTACGAGATCCGCATCCCGACCGGCAAGGCCCTGGTCGGCGGCAACCGCAGGAGCTGA
- a CDS encoding DUF4139 domain-containing protein has protein sequence MSTAPKPIALPVTAVTCLEDRAHIERAVVLDLEAGVQRLRLGPVSALAVDRTLHAELTADHPATVLDVRIVRSWTPRGPLPSTDDDSALRHRVHTLEEERLALGQRRDRLHARLDLLGRLAADLLREVGEGAGSGETERPRWARELDRVDDERDAHGEQLRTVEARLAALAAELGEAQRAMHLSEEEPAELVGHIELTVEAAVAGPVGLRLSHLTSCALWRPAYRAVLDGDFLTLETDAMVWQRTGEDWSDVRLTLSTARSALATDPPRLGEDRLTLKDRSAAERRTVDVELREEEIGALGPAPVLGLPGVDDGGEARVLRSPAPVSVPGDGRAHRVLLSAFTTAARSEYACSPELSPLVTQVVRFDNLSGHALLAGPVDLVRGSGYSGRGTLDFTAPGAPVELAFGSCDDYRVVRQAEESRDSAGITQRTVVTRTVRLHLSRFSAPGEHGERAVVLRERIPVSEVSAVEIRLHKDSCSPAPDVVDAEGIARWDITLAPGSRRTVTLVYELSASAKVTGL, from the coding sequence ATGTCCACGGCCCCGAAGCCGATCGCCCTCCCCGTCACCGCCGTCACGTGCCTCGAGGATCGGGCCCACATCGAGCGCGCCGTCGTGCTCGACCTGGAGGCCGGGGTCCAGCGGCTGCGTCTCGGGCCGGTCAGTGCGCTGGCCGTCGACCGGACCCTCCATGCCGAGCTGACCGCCGATCACCCCGCGACCGTGCTCGACGTGCGGATCGTCCGCAGCTGGACGCCGCGCGGGCCGCTGCCGTCCACCGACGACGACTCCGCCCTGCGCCACCGCGTACACACCCTCGAAGAGGAGCGGCTGGCCCTGGGGCAGCGACGCGACCGGCTGCATGCCCGCCTCGACCTGCTCGGCCGCCTCGCCGCCGATCTGCTGCGGGAGGTCGGTGAAGGCGCCGGCTCCGGGGAGACCGAACGGCCCCGCTGGGCCCGCGAACTGGACCGGGTGGACGACGAGCGCGACGCGCACGGCGAGCAACTCCGCACCGTGGAAGCCCGGCTGGCCGCCCTCGCCGCCGAACTCGGGGAAGCCCAGCGGGCCATGCACCTCTCCGAGGAGGAACCCGCCGAGCTGGTGGGCCATATCGAGCTGACCGTGGAGGCCGCGGTCGCCGGGCCGGTCGGGCTGCGCCTGAGCCACCTCACCTCGTGTGCGCTGTGGCGGCCCGCCTACCGGGCCGTGCTCGACGGGGACTTCCTGACACTGGAGACCGACGCGATGGTCTGGCAGCGGACCGGTGAGGACTGGTCGGACGTACGGCTGACGTTGTCGACGGCCCGCTCCGCGCTGGCCACCGATCCGCCACGGCTGGGCGAGGACCGACTGACGCTCAAGGACCGCTCCGCGGCGGAGCGCCGCACGGTCGACGTCGAACTGCGCGAGGAGGAGATCGGGGCCCTCGGCCCGGCCCCGGTGCTCGGCCTGCCGGGGGTGGACGACGGCGGCGAGGCGCGGGTGTTGAGATCCCCCGCGCCGGTCTCGGTGCCCGGTGACGGCCGCGCCCACCGAGTGCTGCTCTCCGCATTCACCACGGCCGCGCGCAGTGAGTACGCCTGCTCACCGGAGTTGTCCCCCCTGGTCACCCAGGTGGTGCGGTTCGACAACCTGTCCGGCCACGCGCTGCTCGCCGGGCCCGTGGACCTGGTCCGCGGCAGCGGATACAGCGGCCGCGGCACGCTGGACTTCACCGCCCCCGGCGCCCCCGTTGAGCTGGCCTTCGGCAGCTGCGACGACTACAGGGTGGTCCGGCAGGCCGAGGAGTCCCGCGACTCCGCCGGAATCACCCAGCGGACCGTGGTCACCCGCACGGTCCGGCTGCACCTGTCCCGGTTCTCCGCCCCAGGGGAGCACGGCGAGCGGGCGGTCGTCCTTCGGGAGCGGATCCCGGTCTCCGAGGTCTCGGCGGTGGAGATACGCCTGCACAAGGATTCATGCTCCCCGGCGCCCGACGTGGTCGACGCCGAGGGCATCGCCCGCTGGGACATCACCCTCGCACCCGGCAGCCGGCGCACGGTCACCCTGGTCTACGAGCTGTCGGCGAGCGCCAAAGTCACCGGGCTCTGA
- a CDS encoding sugar transferase: MRQGGLVGPLPSTRGRLANGAISQLVNDWEHRYRRTVITSDTVATALVVAAIGNFFGARDAANWHEKWGILAFGTELLVLGALAVSRAWAPAVLGQGAEEFRRLGRSLFTATVVLALGGIALTSRNIKLWIFVAIPAIALVTMTARYLLRLGLHKQRNEGQCLRPVLAAGSPATVRDLITRTRKSPHLGWRVDAVCTTDGLGLDGDQLDGVPVVGRLTDVAGHVRRDGYRVVAVTPDPHWSPERLQRLAWNLEGSDAEMVVAPVLMEVAGPRLHVDAVLGIPLLRVSMPTFTGGHRAIKEVVDRMGAAILLMLFAPLMVLVGLLVLVDSRGGAFYRQRRVGKDCREFTILKFRTMVTGADGARAALADRNEGAGLLFKLRRDPRVTRVGAVLRRYSIDELPQLINVLTGSMSLVGPRPPLPEESAAYGPDIRRRLLVKPGLTGLWQISGRSDLPWDEAVRLDLRYVEDWSLALDTVILWKTLRAVLHGQGAY; encoded by the coding sequence GTGCGGCAGGGCGGATTAGTCGGCCCTTTACCGTCGACGCGCGGGCGTCTGGCGAATGGGGCAATCAGCCAGCTCGTGAACGACTGGGAGCATCGGTACCGCCGTACCGTGATCACCAGCGATACCGTGGCCACCGCCTTGGTGGTGGCGGCGATCGGCAACTTCTTCGGGGCCCGAGACGCGGCCAACTGGCACGAGAAGTGGGGAATACTCGCATTCGGCACCGAGCTGCTGGTGCTGGGAGCGCTTGCGGTGAGCCGGGCATGGGCTCCGGCCGTGCTCGGCCAGGGCGCCGAGGAATTCCGCCGGCTCGGACGCTCACTGTTCACGGCGACCGTCGTACTGGCGCTCGGCGGGATCGCCCTCACCTCGCGCAACATCAAGCTCTGGATCTTCGTCGCGATCCCCGCGATCGCACTCGTCACCATGACCGCGCGGTATCTGCTCCGCCTCGGGCTGCACAAACAGCGGAACGAAGGACAGTGCCTGAGACCGGTGCTCGCTGCCGGGAGCCCTGCCACCGTGCGCGACCTGATCACCCGAACCCGCAAGTCCCCGCACCTCGGCTGGCGGGTGGATGCGGTGTGCACGACGGACGGTCTCGGGCTCGACGGCGACCAACTGGACGGAGTGCCGGTCGTCGGCCGACTGACGGACGTCGCGGGCCACGTCCGCCGCGACGGCTACCGTGTCGTCGCGGTCACACCGGACCCGCACTGGTCACCGGAGCGGCTGCAGCGGCTGGCCTGGAACCTCGAAGGCAGCGATGCCGAGATGGTCGTGGCTCCCGTGCTGATGGAGGTGGCCGGCCCGCGGCTGCACGTCGACGCGGTGCTCGGGATCCCGCTGCTGCGGGTCAGTATGCCGACCTTCACCGGGGGTCACCGGGCGATCAAAGAGGTCGTCGATCGGATGGGCGCAGCGATCCTGCTGATGCTGTTCGCGCCGCTGATGGTGCTCGTCGGGCTGCTCGTGCTGGTGGACAGTCGGGGCGGGGCGTTCTACCGCCAGCGCAGAGTCGGCAAGGACTGCCGCGAGTTCACCATTCTCAAGTTCCGCACCATGGTCACCGGGGCTGACGGGGCACGTGCCGCGCTGGCCGACCGCAACGAGGGCGCCGGCCTGCTGTTCAAGCTCCGCCGGGATCCGCGGGTGACCCGGGTGGGAGCAGTGCTGCGCCGGTACTCGATCGACGAACTCCCCCAGCTCATCAACGTACTCACCGGATCGATGTCGCTCGTCGGCCCGCGGCCTCCGTTACCGGAGGAGTCCGCTGCGTACGGCCCGGACATCCGGCGGCGGCTGCTGGTCAAGCCCGGGCTCACCGGCCTGTGGCAGATCAGTGGACGCAGCGACCTGCCGTGGGACGAGGCGGTCAGGCTCGACCTGCGGTACGTGGAGGACTGGTCGCTCGCCCTGGACACAGTGATCTTGTGGAAGACGCTGCGTGCGGTGCTCCATGGGCAGGGGGCCTACTGA
- a CDS encoding nucleotide sugar dehydrogenase, whose amino-acid sequence MKVSVFGLGYVGCVSAACLASMGHEVIGVDVNQVKVDLVNDGKAPVVEERIGELIAEVVRTGALRATGDVREAIMGSEISLVCVGTPSEPNGSLCTTYLERVTEQIGAVLAERGGRQTVVFRSTMLPGTCLNLLLPILEKYVGGTAGVDVGVAVNPEFLREGTSVRDFFDPPKTVIGELDPASGDAVMALYDGLPGEVFRVPVPTAEAIKYADNAFHGLKIGFANELGAVCQALGVDSHQVMDVFLADRKLNISPAYLRPGFAFGGSCLPKDLRSLVHAAQRADVSVPILAHVLPSNSAHLQRAVELVERTGKRRVGLFGLSFKPGTDDLRESPLVELAETLFGKGYDLRIHDANVSLSRLIGANREYIETRLPHLAQLLADSVDEVLEHAEVCLVGTRDPAVLSALPHGEGPVIVDLIHLPDAEARRAEPGYIGLAW is encoded by the coding sequence ATGAAGGTCAGCGTTTTCGGGCTCGGCTACGTGGGCTGCGTGTCGGCCGCGTGCCTGGCCAGCATGGGTCACGAGGTCATCGGGGTGGACGTGAACCAGGTGAAGGTCGACCTGGTCAACGACGGCAAGGCCCCGGTGGTCGAGGAGCGGATCGGCGAGCTCATCGCCGAGGTCGTGCGGACCGGAGCGTTACGCGCTACCGGCGACGTCCGCGAGGCGATCATGGGCAGCGAGATTTCGCTGGTCTGCGTGGGCACGCCGTCGGAGCCCAACGGCAGCCTGTGCACCACGTATCTGGAGCGGGTAACCGAGCAGATCGGCGCCGTGCTGGCCGAGCGGGGTGGGCGGCAGACCGTCGTGTTCCGCAGCACCATGCTCCCGGGCACCTGCCTGAACCTGCTGTTACCGATCCTGGAGAAGTACGTCGGCGGCACGGCCGGGGTGGACGTGGGCGTCGCGGTCAACCCGGAATTCCTGCGCGAGGGCACCAGTGTGCGGGACTTCTTCGACCCGCCCAAGACCGTCATCGGCGAGCTCGACCCGGCAAGCGGCGACGCGGTGATGGCACTGTATGACGGCTTGCCCGGCGAGGTGTTCCGGGTGCCGGTCCCGACGGCCGAGGCGATCAAATATGCGGACAACGCGTTCCACGGCCTCAAGATCGGCTTCGCGAACGAGCTGGGCGCGGTGTGCCAGGCGCTCGGGGTGGACTCGCACCAGGTGATGGACGTGTTCCTGGCCGACCGCAAGCTGAACATCAGCCCCGCCTACCTGCGGCCCGGCTTCGCCTTCGGTGGCTCCTGCCTGCCCAAGGACCTACGCAGCCTGGTCCACGCGGCGCAGCGGGCCGACGTCTCGGTGCCCATCCTCGCCCACGTGCTGCCCTCCAACTCCGCGCATCTGCAGCGCGCGGTGGAACTGGTCGAGCGCACCGGCAAGCGCCGGGTGGGCCTGTTCGGGTTGTCCTTCAAACCCGGCACCGACGACCTTCGTGAGAGTCCGCTCGTCGAGCTGGCGGAGACGCTCTTCGGCAAGGGGTACGACCTGCGGATCCACGACGCCAATGTGAGCCTCTCCCGGCTGATCGGCGCGAACCGCGAGTACATCGAGACCCGGCTGCCGCACCTCGCCCAGCTGCTCGCGGATTCCGTCGACGAGGTGCTCGAGCACGCCGAGGTGTGCCTGGTCGGGACCAGAGACCCGGCCGTGCTGTCGGCGCTGCCCCATGGCGAAGGCCCGGTGATCGTCGACCTCATCCACCTTCCCGACGCCGAAGCGCGCCGGGCCGAACCGGGGTACATAGGCCTTGCTTGGTGA
- a CDS encoding glycosyltransferase family 4 protein: protein MLGDAISGDRPDRRALILVENLSVPFDRRVWQECTTLRDAGWKVHVICPRGSTRDTEPEAEIDGVRIHRYPLRAATGGPAGYLREYGSALWHTARLARKVGPVDVVHACNPPDLLFLPALWLKRRGARFVFDQHDLVPELYLSRFDRGEDLLYRAVCALERRTYRAADVVLATNESYRDVALRRGGQRPEDVFVVRSAPDTNRFQPVPPEPELKRGKPHLLCYLGVMGPQDGVDYALRALAKLRDEFGRTDWHAVFVGGGDTFDAMVELSRRLGLSEQVQFTGRIPDADLARYLSTADVCLSPDPHNPLNDVSTMNKVLEYMVMGRPIVSFDLREARVSAGDAAVYAPANDEAEFAKLIALLLDDPEKRARMGKIGEERINGPLAWRNSQQSLLAAYAAACRDHAPVSAGHPDRAGKRQRR, encoded by the coding sequence TTGCTTGGTGACGCAATCAGCGGCGACCGGCCGGACCGGCGCGCGCTGATCCTGGTGGAGAACCTGTCGGTGCCGTTCGACCGGCGGGTGTGGCAGGAGTGCACGACGCTGCGCGACGCGGGCTGGAAGGTGCACGTCATCTGTCCCCGGGGGAGTACGCGGGACACGGAGCCGGAGGCAGAGATCGACGGGGTGCGGATCCACCGCTACCCGTTGCGCGCGGCCACCGGAGGACCGGCCGGCTACCTGCGGGAGTACGGATCGGCGTTGTGGCATACGGCCCGGCTGGCCCGCAAGGTTGGCCCGGTCGACGTGGTCCACGCCTGCAACCCGCCCGACCTTCTGTTCCTGCCGGCACTGTGGCTGAAGCGGCGCGGCGCGCGGTTCGTCTTCGACCAGCACGACCTGGTACCCGAGCTGTACCTCTCCCGGTTCGACCGCGGCGAGGATCTGCTCTACCGCGCCGTGTGCGCGCTGGAACGGCGGACCTACCGGGCCGCGGACGTCGTGCTCGCCACGAACGAGAGCTACCGGGACGTCGCGCTGCGCCGTGGCGGGCAGCGGCCGGAGGACGTCTTCGTGGTGCGCAGCGCGCCCGACACCAACCGGTTCCAGCCGGTACCGCCCGAGCCGGAGCTGAAGCGCGGCAAGCCTCATCTGCTGTGCTACCTCGGCGTCATGGGCCCCCAGGACGGCGTCGACTACGCCTTGCGGGCCCTCGCGAAGCTGCGCGACGAGTTCGGGCGGACCGACTGGCATGCGGTGTTCGTCGGCGGCGGCGACACCTTCGACGCGATGGTCGAGCTGTCCCGGCGACTCGGGCTCTCGGAGCAGGTGCAGTTCACCGGGCGCATCCCGGACGCCGACCTGGCGCGCTACCTGTCCACCGCGGACGTGTGCCTCTCCCCCGACCCGCACAATCCGCTCAACGACGTGTCGACCATGAACAAGGTCCTGGAGTACATGGTGATGGGACGGCCGATCGTCTCGTTCGACCTCCGGGAGGCGCGGGTCTCCGCCGGCGACGCCGCCGTCTACGCACCCGCCAACGACGAGGCCGAGTTCGCCAAGCTCATCGCGCTGCTCCTGGACGACCCGGAGAAGCGGGCCCGCATGGGCAAGATCGGCGAGGAACGGATCAACGGGCCGCTCGCCTGGCGGAACTCCCAGCAATCGCTGCTTGCCGCCTACGCCGCTGCCTGCCGGGACCACGCTCCGGTATCGGCGGGCCACCCGGACCGGGCAGGGAAGAGGCAGCGCCGTTGA
- a CDS encoding polysaccharide biosynthesis protein: MSDDTIRLVTVGRIIRRRRRLLTVLAVVGALVGYGTSLLFPPRYTTSASVLLPGAWEERELLTQSEIATSSVVVDRAAAALDWSGVSGRELRDQVSAKASDGNIIKISGTADTPERAQRLSDQVAQQYVTFAARIAGDNTDPEATAGPEALRKMVMQTSRRITDLAEAADPGQTVESVQGRTELEKLRTALQEAMDKLDQADPATNKANMVVMGPSARPTGEAPPTRMQLIVAGALMFFLVSVIGHLTAARVSRRLRTEPEIAAALGSALLGTVDVPGERPAHRPEDSALRPRIRRLLGLDIRWDVPTPQTSGDEASRQIRYRRVCARLRDQLPAPRRLLVVVPDGDEIARRAAGQLVAEAGSDLLLRVVGVSVTQPMMPDRDNESGALVVLSAGSWTAGELAGIAEACADAKHEVVGIVLAGTVWTRPTRSAGRPRDAATLALAVGDDARGGSG, translated from the coding sequence TTGAGCGATGACACGATACGCCTGGTCACGGTCGGCCGGATCATCCGTCGGCGCCGGCGGCTTCTCACCGTCCTCGCCGTGGTGGGTGCGCTCGTCGGTTACGGCACCTCTTTGCTGTTTCCGCCGCGCTACACGACATCGGCATCGGTACTGCTGCCGGGCGCGTGGGAAGAGCGCGAGCTGCTGACTCAGTCGGAGATCGCGACCAGTTCGGTGGTGGTCGACCGCGCGGCCGCTGCGCTCGACTGGAGCGGCGTCAGCGGCCGCGAGCTGCGGGACCAGGTGAGCGCCAAGGCCTCGGACGGGAACATCATCAAGATCTCTGGTACGGCCGACACCCCGGAGCGTGCGCAGCGGCTCTCCGACCAAGTGGCCCAGCAGTACGTCACATTCGCCGCGCGGATCGCCGGCGACAACACCGACCCCGAAGCGACTGCGGGACCCGAGGCGCTGCGGAAGATGGTGATGCAGACCAGCCGCCGCATCACCGACCTGGCCGAGGCGGCCGATCCGGGGCAGACCGTGGAGAGCGTGCAGGGCCGCACCGAGCTCGAGAAGCTGCGCACCGCGTTGCAGGAGGCCATGGACAAGCTGGACCAGGCCGACCCGGCGACCAACAAGGCCAACATGGTCGTCATGGGGCCGTCCGCCCGGCCGACCGGCGAGGCACCGCCGACAAGGATGCAACTCATCGTCGCCGGGGCGCTGATGTTCTTCCTGGTCTCGGTCATCGGCCATCTCACCGCCGCGCGGGTGAGTCGCCGACTGCGCACCGAACCGGAGATCGCCGCGGCGCTGGGCTCGGCGCTCCTCGGCACCGTCGACGTACCTGGTGAACGGCCCGCGCACCGACCGGAAGACAGTGCCCTGCGGCCCCGGATCCGCCGGCTCCTCGGCCTCGACATCCGGTGGGACGTACCGACCCCGCAGACCTCCGGCGACGAGGCCAGCAGGCAGATCCGCTACCGGCGGGTGTGCGCCCGCCTCCGCGACCAACTGCCCGCCCCCCGACGGCTGCTGGTCGTCGTCCCGGACGGCGACGAGATCGCCCGCCGGGCCGCCGGGCAGCTCGTCGCCGAGGCCGGGAGCGATCTGCTGCTGCGCGTGGTGGGGGTTTCGGTGACCCAGCCGATGATGCCGGACCGCGACAACGAGTCCGGTGCCCTGGTCGTGCTCAGCGCGGGCAGCTGGACCGCAGGGGAACTCGCCGGCATCGCCGAGGCGTGTGCGGATGCCAAGCACGAGGTCGTCGGCATCGTCCTCGCCGGCACGGTCTGGACCCGTCCGACACGGTCCGCCGGCCGGCCTCGGGATGCCGCCACGCTGGCGCTCGCAGTGGGCGACGACGCAAGGGGAGGCTCAGGGTGA
- a CDS encoding Wzz/FepE/Etk N-terminal domain-containing protein — translation MTTSTSSESSAATPLLDLQSLVVAVRRRRRLWSAMALLGLLVGAAVAVLMPPPPTAVTKVLVAHQADQPNDPGTLIRTDAALLQTTRIASKALRSLKSPEKPEDFMQDYGGIGLTNNLLRIDVTGDSDAEAVARAKALAGAFVADHVRRIQEAANAESKTLLEQRDRMRDELAQVNKKIGDRTPESSPEDSANLESLFARRAELTSRVADFDQRAGEARTSTPRLIAGTQIVDAPRAVQHSLPKTAATNAVIGLVLGLVLGLAVAAVGSVVADRPVLRREIAANLGASVIAELRRVPRWSIKLWQRRRTRAARTRLTSSLARTVRDSAEPVSLLELGCARSTSVIALDLARALATAEEPVVIVDGLPRQQLANRRPKPGDPTVVSGESAATGSQQERRLGVGSVAPGAAWTDLQHLGTQTVLVVRAGHGSAAWLHTVARQLADQSIPVIGVVLIDPDPRDRTDGTLWDGLHTALRGRNERPARQNGTGRRRTERLPMWAAQVPDNDQEAR, via the coding sequence GTGACGACGAGTACGAGTTCGGAGTCATCGGCCGCCACTCCACTGCTTGACCTGCAGTCGCTGGTGGTGGCGGTACGGAGGCGGCGCCGCCTCTGGTCCGCCATGGCACTGCTTGGGCTGCTCGTCGGCGCGGCGGTGGCGGTCCTGATGCCGCCACCGCCGACCGCGGTGACCAAGGTGCTGGTCGCGCACCAGGCGGACCAGCCGAACGACCCCGGAACGCTGATCCGCACCGACGCCGCGCTGCTGCAGACCACGCGGATCGCGAGCAAGGCCCTGCGGTCCCTCAAGTCCCCGGAAAAACCGGAGGACTTCATGCAGGACTACGGGGGCATCGGCTTGACCAACAACCTGCTGCGGATCGATGTGACAGGTGACAGCGACGCGGAAGCGGTGGCCCGCGCCAAGGCGCTGGCCGGCGCGTTCGTCGCGGACCATGTGCGGCGGATACAGGAAGCCGCGAACGCCGAGTCCAAGACCCTGCTCGAGCAGCGTGACCGGATGCGGGACGAACTCGCCCAGGTCAACAAGAAGATCGGGGACAGAACCCCGGAGAGCAGCCCGGAAGACTCGGCGAACCTCGAGTCTCTCTTCGCCCGCCGGGCCGAACTCACCTCGCGGGTAGCCGATTTCGATCAGCGCGCCGGAGAGGCACGCACCAGCACGCCCCGGCTGATCGCCGGCACACAGATCGTGGACGCCCCGCGCGCGGTGCAGCACTCCCTGCCCAAGACCGCTGCCACCAACGCCGTGATCGGGCTCGTCCTCGGTCTCGTCCTCGGGCTCGCGGTGGCCGCGGTCGGCTCGGTGGTGGCGGACCGCCCCGTGCTGCGCCGGGAGATCGCGGCGAACCTGGGCGCCTCGGTCATCGCGGAGCTGCGCCGCGTGCCCCGCTGGTCGATCAAGCTGTGGCAGCGCCGACGGACCCGGGCGGCACGGACAAGGCTCACCTCGTCCCTGGCCCGCACCGTGCGCGACTCCGCGGAACCGGTGTCGCTGCTGGAACTGGGCTGTGCGCGCAGCACGAGTGTGATCGCCCTGGACCTGGCACGGGCACTGGCGACGGCTGAGGAACCGGTGGTCATCGTCGATGGTCTGCCACGCCAGCAGCTCGCCAACCGCCGCCCGAAGCCAGGAGACCCCACCGTGGTCAGCGGCGAGAGCGCCGCGACCGGATCGCAGCAGGAGCGCCGGCTCGGCGTCGGCTCGGTGGCACCCGGCGCGGCGTGGACCGACCTGCAGCACCTCGGCACCCAGACCGTGCTCGTCGTGCGTGCCGGGCACGGCAGCGCCGCATGGCTGCACACCGTGGCGCGGCAGCTCGCGGACCAGAGCATTCCGGTGATCGGCGTGGTGCTGATCGACCCCGATCCGCGTGACCGGACCGACGGCACGCTGTGGGACGGGCTGCACACCGCGCTGCGCGGGCGGAACGAGCGGCCGGCCCGGCAGAACGGGACGGGCCGGCGGCGGACGGAGCGGCTGCCGATGTGGGCCGCACAGGTCCCGGACAACGACCAGGAAGCGCGGTAG